The DNA segment CTGTTTCACAAGGGCAATCTTCTCCACTTAATCCCAGAGACCAGCTCCAACAGATCACCTATCAGAACAGACTGGGGAAAGGtcagtataaattatgattGATTATACATGTGAGGACTTTATAATTTTGATCACTTATGCACGTACTTTTTGCCTCAGTACTTGCAAAGCCCAATCACCCATCACAATTTGTAATTGACCGATCCTCCCTTGTAGGTTGTGGGTGGTGGCTCATTTAGTAACCAAGACACCCTGTTTGTGGTGGAAGAGCCGAGGGCTAATCCCAACGATGGTGTCATTTCTCTAAGGAATGTGGCTAACAGTAGTCGATACATTGCCATGAGCGCTAAGGGTGATGTCAAGGCCAGAAACGTGAGTGAAAGCACCTCTCATATATTATTTGTTGGTATATATCGTAATGTTTTATGTTTCTGTGTGCCTGTGCTGTGGAACCTTTTTGTGTGATGGACATATTTGGGAAACAATTAAAGCTTTGGCCTTAATACACTGAAGTGGCTTTTGTTGAAGGATTGTTTAATCGTTTATTTGGGACTGGCCTTTATGTTAATTGCAGTTGCCTTTTCTTCTGGAGTTGCTATTAAGAGGGGcttcactgtatacatgtatccaTGGTAACATTTCCCTGACTGTAGACATGCAAAGTGCTTGTATTGACCAACTAAATGTTACACTCGATCATGATGCAATTTTGATTTTgtgtctataataataataataaacgTACTTGCCTCAGGGATTCAATGAGAAGTGTGAGCTCCACGTTCGCCCTGTGGGGAGCATAGAGTCGAGGGTGGTGTGTCTGGAGTCAGTTGCTCAGCCCGGGAAGTTTGTGGGGATGCTGCCCAATGGGTCCACCATTAACTCTAATACTCTAGTGCCCTCCTCCAAAGAAGCTCAGTTCAGAGTCAGAGCACACGTACGTTTATTGGTATCTGGCTAGTTTGTTATAGTTAGGTACcatatagcggataattttcgttggtgatAAATGTTACTGTATCGTTTCATTGATTATAAGAGACACTTTTGTTACAAAAGAGACAGTTGCTtctcgtacatgtacatgtactaagcaTGGTATGTTTGATTAGTATaagtatacagtagaacctcacttatccggacaccttgattccagaagcaggccggataagtgaatatgccgaataatcgaggttctactgttacagtacatgtacgtgtttgtgtgtgaagGCTATTTGAATGTGCCCTTCTTTGTGCAGGGGATTCTAAATATGTACACTGCGAACATGCCACTGAAAGCGTATGGAAGGATATCAGTATTGGTAAGCCACTTCACCTCTGTCTGTGTACCACATTCCAAATGTATGTGTCCAAATGTATGTCTCAGGGCGTAACCACAAGAGGTGCGATAAAGCTGCATGATGTGCATGGTTTAGCATCGTTGTGTTTAAACCCTCGTTAATTATCTGtgctcaatataattattgtaatctATACGTACTAATTACCAAAAATGTTTCTCTGCAGAACCAAATTGCCGACAAATGTACTGTCCAGTTGTGTAACAAAGTGTCTAAGATGTATCTGGCTATCGACAAGAAGGGGAGAGTCACTGAGCTACAGGACAATACTGATACCCACGGTAACCATGTAACATTAATGTGGCCAGCTGTGTATGGCATTGCAATAATAACTGATAATAGAACTAATAGATTGTGTCGTTGCTTTGATGTGGTTGTTCTCAGAGGGGTGGGTGATTTTGTTTACTTTTGTGCAGCTCTATTTATGGTGTTTGACCGAGgtatgggtgtggtctcactgCGTAGTTGGAAGCATCCTGGATACTGGCTGAGGGTGGTCAATGGAGAGCTCATGGGAAAGGtgagagtgagtgggtgtgatgaCCCTAGCGTCATGTAAGCCCTGAGGGTATTGTTACGAGTGCACTCAGTATCACATGATTATCGTATTACTACGCACTATAATGTTTTGCAAGGGACAAACCGTCACGAATAAGCCAATGGTACTTAGCAATTTGTTGCaatctggcaaggatcatgcaAGTACTGGGTATAAATATTATGTATGATGCTTTGCTGCTATGGTGTTCTCTCCCATTCTCACTACAGTAAATATGTGCAATGTACCATGAGTGATTTTTTTTATGATGGGGTTAGATACGTGCGTACTTGTTTGGAGTGGAATATTGAACTgtctattaataattattgtggtcaccctataagTAGGCCACccctctataataatacagccatgttaatggccccaaagtctccatagcatgtgtttggacctgtgttagcaggccaccctctataatacagccaggttaatgggccccaaagtctccatagcatgtgtttggacctgtgttagcaggccacctctttattaaaGCCAtgcactgttggtctgcccagaATAGCATTTCAACAtacatgtctataattatgtatgtacttcCCCCCAGGGTGTTCCGGTCTGGTTGGAAGCAGACTTCAATATCAAGGAGAGTTACGATGGCACAGTGTGTCTTGAACCATTCAACTCCCCCGGCacattgaccacaccccctagcTCCAACTGCTACGACTTCACTCTGACCAGTGTGGTGAGTTGAGAACATTAACACCATCCATACATGCCCCTCAGCTTTATGTATAGTGTAGACAATCTACAATTCAAgcggtgcatgcatggggattTTGATTATGCGTTTAATTTTATTTGTGTCTATGGTACCGACTAGTGGGCAGATCTCTTTTGGACCATCTTGATAAATCTGCATACAATCcgagtcattataattatctttttCCGTACAGACTGTTACTCAGTGATGAATGAATGTCCAGTCCAACTCAATCACAAACTTCAATcgaatcaataattattattttattatttttatctgTATTTTAATGAACCGTTTTGTTTTCATTTTTTGTATGGTTTACTGTTCATGTCATGGTTATCATAATGTATATAATGTTGTGTTAAGACAGTTAATTGTagcaggagtacattaagatTGTAGCTATGGGGTATTGGTGATGGTGTACTTGTCAATAACATGTGCCATCCTGTATATAGAAATGAGAAAGGAAAAGTTAAGGTGAGGAAAAAGAGCTACAAACACGTACTATcaaatgaactcttggtactattcattgcagccattaataattatggactttgacATCCTCTTTAGCAACATGgcaacaatcataattatagccgatCATTTCCCGTCTTTTCACCATTCTGtgctctgcatgcatgtcatttgTGTATACATGACATGCGAGGACTTCTGACTGGCTACGTATTTACATGATGTGTGTATTTAAATAGTTTACTGTTTTGGTGCTCAAGTGGACATGTTACGATGAAGCTACTAGCACTGGCAGGTCAGAGGGAGCTCACCGTGAAGTCGTAGAGAGGCCAGTGCTTGTAGATGTGCTCATGACCCCACAATTCAATGGCCACTCCTGCAGAGAGAGAAGAGATACAGTCATTCACGATTCACTAAATCAGAACGCAGCACACAAGGTTCACGCTCGGAACACACCATACTTATTTGTAGAACCAGTCCAAACTTGTGCACTGTTGGCTCACCAACTCTCACCTGTATAGACAATCAAATACAACAAGTGAGAACACAACTATTGATCAGCATGAAGGGTGCACTGAATGTGAATACTGTATTATAAGCAGTGCAGTCACTTCAATCATGCACTATCACAGTGTTACATGAAAGTACTCTTTCATATCAAAACAAGCACATTCAACAGTTTACTTAGCACTCCCACTGTCTACGCAACAAACACCACACTATTTTACAATCATCTCGTGCATGTCATAAATTCTTATAAAATCCGTGTTAATAATGCTATTAGCAACACCCACCTGAGTCCAGTAATTTAGCAAACATTCAACCATTTTAAACTCCTCAGAAATGATACATGTATTCAGAAATCCTCACATTGAAGTTGTCTcctgcatgcagtatatagcATCAAACCGTTCCTTAGCAACATTGTCAATGAGCCAGGGGAGAGAGCGAGCATTCTCCAGTCCAAAATCACCTTATAGAAAGCAAGCCAGAGTAGGGGAAGAGGTTTGGTCTCCCAGGGTTCTCAGAGCACCTGACTCCAGTTGGCAGGGGAGCCACATCTGTAGTCTGTAGGGCTCCGGTTAATACTGTACATTGTCTGCATGAGCATTGTAAGGTGGTGTCTTTGGGGGGACCAAATGAGCAATAGTAACACTCACCGTGAATAAAGCGAGTCACGTCTTCCACTACAAACTTTGTGGCATCTCTCATCGCAGTCTTGTACAGGTCCGTCTTGCCGCTATGGATACCATTCTACACTTGTGAGGTCTCTTCCGTCTGGTTGAAGGTCATCTGCATCCACATAACAATGATTCCCGAGTAGGAGTAATCTATGTACAATTAAAATAGACTCAAGTTAACTCATAATAGAGCCTTTCCCCAGGGATTGCTACACGTATCTCTTGTACTCTCAGAGATCTTGTTTTTGTGATTACAGAcgaaaactagtgttcaagctggcgctgtgctaatgcctctcgccatgtttttgctttcgcttaaaagtattagagtgttatattagtattaaagttagcttatctatataaagtcactgagaagaaaagacttatttacatgcatctattgttgtattatgtggcttaccaggatctcaagaaagaagaaaattgattcttccaggatctgtagttcagtgtatataatatctaagaagaaaagacctgtgtacatgcatattgttatctatattgttatatggtagtgttttgtggcttatataccaggccctcaagacaaagatgattctgccaggaggatcttgggatattattttctcacacagggaatgagcgcgcatgcgcattacatccaagggtgtgtccaaagagatcaatttcacaaaatggctactgctagctagctgttttaacagatattttctgagtattgtagctaacaaaaagctagcgctttagtgcaaggctaactcatatgttgaatagaaagtttgtgcggacagatgatgctatgaaagattctgaagagactgcaacagccttcaatgtgagtcaaactagccataactcgagaaagaagctttagtttgctaatccacgaatcaaaatccaagagaacgtggctagaagcctatagaagctgttagttttcgttacattgcaaccgttgagcagttatagctggaatacacacacacacagacagacagacagacacacaacacagtcgtatccctcgtgcggctacgcctcgaggcataataagtgTTCTTAGCTAGCAGCCTAGGCGTAACGCGCCtagactgcttaccggaagccaccaCGCCTTTAGCTCAATTATCGTGGACATAATTTTCGTGAGGATTCTAACcacaaaatccgcgaaaattaagcccctcgaaaatttcgcgctatacagggatttgaggagttcttgcGAGAGCGGAAGTAACTGTCACGTGAACAGTTACGTAATTATGGCTCATtacaaaccaatttttctccaataaagcCTTTAGCCCTTTTTTTTTTGGGAAAAAATCGACCTATAGGAGGCTTTGCTCTGcattagttgggcgtggccccaccctggacgcgaacgtagggttgggcaccactgcaatgtcaggtttgTTCCACCGGCACTTAGctttagggtgtggctaagcatgAATACGATTAATTCCAAGTGGGCGGTAACCGCAAAGCTCAGTTAGAATGGTACTGCAGGAGTCATTTTTGCATACCACTAGCTCTAACTGACCTGGCGTGTTCCTGGATCAAGCTGGCTTGTCtactattgttgcattttgatttGACTAAAGAGAATTACTAGTTACTGACTCGTTCATTAATGAGCCATGCCTTCacacttgaactctgcaatctgattgggctgcaaatttttTGCAGCAGACAcaaacctgacattgcagtggtgcccaaccctacgttcgcgtccagggtggggccacgcccaactagctCTGCATATGCAAGCCTTTGCACCACAGctaaagctatccttgagcccAATCGTGAGCTACTACTATTAGTCATGTCACACAAACTGTGTATCCAGCTGGAGCTAGCCTAAGAGAGATTTTACTGAGACTAGTGATACACTTTGAGTTTCAACAGCTTACAGGCAGGCTGGGGCAAgcagtagctcacaaaacgattagaatctcaaggatagcttcagctgaCAATCTGCTGTGGTGCAAAGCCTTTACCAAAGGCTCTTAGCTTTCTGATGTAAGTCGATGTTTTCCGAGTTTAGCAAAAATGAATAGgctctattggagaaaaattggtttggaatgagccaaaattcaatcttgttaccaaggttcacgtgacaggtacttccgctctcgacattacagttgcaagaactcctcaaatccctgtacTACGgtattttagtagccattatgaacttgcagacacacccctattcctggatgtagatctaatgcgcatgcacgctcaataccacgtgtaagagaatccattttgaaccccagatcctggcagaatcagaatcaattttcttctctttgttgaggtccaggtaagccacaaaccaaccttttctgataactctttttagactgctttCTTCTGTAATTGattttagactgcttgttaccataattatacaatagatgcaaagtcagttttagacagattattttatacactttttcctcttctatacttcctcttctatacttttgagcgaaagcaaatcatggcgagaggcattagcacagtgcCAGCTTGATTGTGTTAAGCAAAAAGCAACTGTACATTGTAACTATGCAGCGTGTATGGTATGAGTAGTGTCGATAGTATAAACCATGTGGATAAAAGAGGAGAAATTTCAGAAATTTAGTGTTGTCATTCCATAAAATAATGTAATGGGGGGGaagggccacgcccatctataaGCTAGCTAATTTGTACAGGATTTGTTGTTCAaaacatgtacttgtacaagcAAGTACAACACGAGCTATAGCTGCGATAGCTTATAGCTTGATTCATACATCAGGCACATGCTCTATACTTCCTGCACATGCTCTATACTtcctgcacatgcacatttttCTAGATCACGTAGTATCAATGATGGATGCTTTAAAAACAGCACCACTTCCTCTGGGCGTGTGGTTTGTATTATCTGCCATGATCATGTGCTACATCAAGGGCGCTACATCCTGAAAAACTAAGTGGATGTAGCTGCTGCCTCGTGCGCATATGCAGAGATGGCGCTGACAGTAAAGGACGTATTAATACATGATGTCCAAGTCTACAATGGAGCAGTTCACCGTGTTGAGGACCCCTCAGAGAGATTCTTTGTGAAAATTTTATTTGAAGGTAGCTAGATATAATATTTTATAATTTTCATACGTATACTCGGacgtcataataatattaaattGTAATGCTTAGATTGTTGAGTAATTATAAAGCCTTTATCTGATGGGCAAACATGTGTACAATAatggcctgggaacgaggctaatgCTGACATTGATTTGTGTTGGTGTAACCCGTACAGGGGATGAGAGGCAGATAGCCATGAACAGGTCTAGAGTGTCAACTCCGATGCATTACTGCGATGAGGTGAGCAGTTGTGTGGGTGAATAGTAATTCAGGGAATTGTTCACAATAACGACTGGAAaccaccagaggaggtactaCATCTAAGACCCACATTCCTTATTATATCCtggtcaaagttcaatagcACATATCAAACAAAATACTCATAGCAACTCCAGGCATCCCTCCTGAAGATTCTGAAGCTGAAACGATGGTTgattaaataatagttagacactgtttaggaagtttctacatgatttagaagcctaAAGGGCtagttgtagtatcccgaacgcagtgagggttctactagccctgaggacttctaaatcatgtggaaacttcctaaacagtgtctaagcattttagatcatagcaaccatgagtatttagccaatcagatttgaatgttcttatctaatctttgctacatgattttctaagtgaagcacatgattttctaaataagtacatgattttctaagttggatagaacacttcctttagccaatcaaattgcagtatttatggcaaacatgatctaactATAACCTAGATCAAACAGTACGAATCAGACTCTTGGCAACTAAAAATAGCCCAGTGCTTGTGTTGGCAGGTAACACgcaattgaactttgacctaaggaatgttaGTCTGAAACACTTCTTttgaccatagatagagtagagagggattggaaacggaagtaccctcgaagtaccatccgtgtatctccgcggtttaatcgaggcttactttaacacgagggctaaacatgaataattcatgagaattgttttgctcttttaagaagtccacgagcagttctgctgctaaacgtCAACTTTCATCTCATACTCGAGGCCATTTGGAACACAGGACTCTATTTAGTGacacagccttagctataATATCATAG comes from the Halichondria panicea chromosome 4, odHalPani1.1, whole genome shotgun sequence genome and includes:
- the LOC135334621 gene encoding uncharacterized protein LOC135334621, which gives rise to MAYQDDCNGLMAGVAGMNIQDQPVPSAPPPSSMPPQPAPPIEVPPPYNPSMDKRAALQQQVSLPNVGYGQPPDPRRSQLYSQPPPYSPTQQYTTLPRPQTGPWGQRSSCLDTSIAYMSLPRQMPPGSTWGVATPQPLGYPQQQAYHGGQPQSTYGVPPQPVYGGQGYPAYRSQAPAPSVRYVSPCRPNGYNIMDLFHKGNLLHLIPETSSNRSPIRTDWGKVVGGGSFSNQDTLFVVEEPRANPNDGVISLRNVANSSRYIAMSAKGDVKARNGFNEKCELHVRPVGSIESRVVCLESVAQPGKFVGMLPNGSTINSNTLVPSSKEAQFRVRAHGILNMYTANMPLKAYGRISVLNQIADKCTVQLCNKVSKMYLAIDKKGRVTELQDNTDTHALFMVFDRGMGVVSLRSWKHPGYWLRVVNGELMGKGVPVWLEADFNIKESYDGTVCLEPFNSPGTLTTPPSSNCYDFTLTSVTVTQ